The proteins below are encoded in one region of Drosophila santomea strain STO CAGO 1482 chromosome 3R, Prin_Dsan_1.1, whole genome shotgun sequence:
- the LOC120451010 gene encoding protein groucho isoform X1, whose amino-acid sequence MYPSPVRHPAAGGPPPQGPIKFTIADTLERIKEEFNFLQAQYHSIKLECEKLSNEKTEMQRHYVMYYEMSYGLNVEMHKQTEIAKRLNTLINQLLPFLQADHQQQVLQAVERAKQVTMQELNLIIGQQIHAQQVPGGPPQPMGALNPFGALGATMGLPHGPGLLNKPPEHHRPDIKPTGLEGPAAAEERLRNSVSPADREKYRTRSPLDIENDSKRRKDEKLQEDEGEKSDQDLVVDVANEMESHSPRPNGEHVSMEVRDRESLNGERLEKPSSSGIKQERPPSRSGSSSSRSTPSLKTKDMEKPGTPGAKARTPTPNAAAPAPGVNPKQMMPQGPPPAGYPGAPYQRPADPYQRPPSDPAYGRPPPMPYDPHAHVRTNGIPHPSALTGGKPAYSFHMNGEGSLQPVPFPPDALVGVGIPRHARQINTLSHGEVVCAVTISNPTKYVYTGGKGCVKVWDISQPGNKNPVSQLDCLQRDNYIRSVKLLPDGRTLIVGGEASNLSIWDLASPTPRIKAELTSAAPACYALAISPDSKVCFSCCSDGNIAVWDLHNEILVRQFQGHTDGASCIDISPDGSRLWTGGLDNTVRSWDLREGRQLQQHDFSSQIFSLGYCPTGDWLAVGMENSHVEVLHASKPDKYQLHLHESCVLSLRFAACGKWFVSTGKDNLLNAWRTPYGASIFQSKETSSVLSCDISTDDKYIVTGSGDKKATVYEVIY is encoded by the exons ATGTATCCCTCACCGGTGCGCCACCCCGCCGCCGGG GGACCACCACCTCAGGGTCCAATCAAGTTCACCATCGCCGACACACTGGAGCGCATCAAGGAGGAGTTCAACTTCCTGCAGGCGCAGTACCACAG CATCAAATTGGAGTGCGAGAAGCTGTCGAACGAGAAGACGGAGATGCAGCGCCATTATGTTATG TACTACGAGATGTCCTATGGCCTTAACGTGGAGATGCACAAGCAGACGGAGATCGCCAAGCGGCTGAACACACTGATCAACCAGCTACTTCCATTCCTTCAGGCCGACCACCAGCAGCAAGTGCTGCAGGCGGTGGAGCGGGCGAAGCAGGTGACCATGCAGGAGCTCAACCTGATCATTGGG CAACAGATCCACGCCCAGCAGGTGCCAGGCGGACCACCGCAGCCGATGGGCGCACTGAATCCATTTGGCGCCCTGGGCGCCACCATGGGCCTGCCACACGGACCAGGTCTGCTGAACAAACCGCCCGAACACCACAGGCCGGACATCAAGCCCACGGGTCTAGAGGGGCCAGCAGCCGCCGAGGAGCGATTG CGCAATTCGGTTTCGCCCGCCGATCGTGAGAAGTATCGCACACGCTCGCCACTGGACATCGAGAACGACTCGAAGCGTCGAAAAGATGAGAAACTGCAA GAGGATGAAGGCGAGAAAAGCGATCAAGATTTAGTCGTAGAtgttgcaaatgaaatg GAATCCCACTCACCGCGTCCCAACGGCGAGCACGTGTCAATGGAGGTGCGCGATCGGGAAAGCTTGAATGGCGAGCGCCTGGAAAAGCCAAGCAGTAGTGGCATCAAGCAGGAACGGCCGCCCTCACGCTCCGGCTCCAGTTCTTCACGTTCCACACCCAGCCTCAAGACAAAAGAT ATGGAAAAGCCGGGTACACCGGGCGCCAAGGCACGCACACCGACACCGAACGCCGCTGCACCGGCGCCAGGCGTTAATCCTAAACAAATGATGCCGCAGGGACCACCGCCAGCCGGATATCCGGGTGCACCGTATCAGAGGCCGGCCGATCCCTACCAGCGTCCACCGTCAGATCCAGCCTATGGACGACCGCCACCAATGCCGTACGATCCGCACGCCCATGTGCGAACCAATGGCATTCCACATCCCTCGGCCCTAACGGGTGGAAAGCC TGCATACTCTTTCCATATGAACGGCGAGGGTAGTCTACAACCGGTGCCGTTCCCGCCGGATGCGCTGGTGGGCGTTGGAATTCCGCGGCACGCCCGTCAGATCAACACACTGTCGCATGGAGAGGTCGTCTGTGCGGTAACCATCTCTAATCCCACAAAGTACGTGTACACGGGCGGCAAGGGCTGCGTCAAGGTATGGGACATCTCGCAACCGGGCAACAAGAATCCAGTCAGCCAGCTGGATTGTCTGCAGCGCGACAACTACATCCGCTCGGTGAAGCTGCTGCCCGACGGCCGTACGCTGATCGTGGGCGGTGAGGCGTCTAACCTGTCCATCTGGGACCTGGCCAGTCCGACGCCTCGCATAAAGGCGGAGCTAACATCGGCGGCGCCCGCCTGCTACGCTCTGGCCATTAGCCCTGACTCGAAGGTGTGCTTCTCGTGCTGCAGCGATGGCAACATCGCCGTGTGGGACCTGCACAACGAGATCCTGGTGCGCCAGTTCCAAGGCCATACCGACGGCGCCTCATGCATCGACATCAGTCCGGATGGCTCCAGGCTGTGGACGGGCGGCTTGGACAACACGGTGCGCTCCTGGGATCTGCGCGAGGGTCGCCAGCTGCAACAGCACGACTTTAGCTCTCAAATATTCTCGCTCGGCTACTGTCCCACAG GCGACTGGCTGGCTGTGGGAATGGAGAACTCGCATGTGGAGGTGCTGCACGCATCGAAACCGGACAAGTATCAACTGCATCTGCACGAGAGCTGCGTTCTGTCGCTGCGCTTTGCCGCCTGCGGCAAATGGTTCGTTTCCACCGGCAAAGACAACCTGCTTAACGCATGGCGAACACCCTACGGTGCCAGCATATTCCAG TCGAAGGAAACATCATCCGTACTTAGCTGCGACATATCAACTGACGACAAATACATTGTGACGGGTTCGGGCGATAAGAAGGCTACTGTCTACGAAGTTATTTATTAA
- the LOC120451010 gene encoding protein groucho isoform X2 has translation MYPSPVRHPAAGGPPPQGPIKFTIADTLERIKEEFNFLQAQYHSIKLECEKLSNEKTEMQRHYVMYYEMSYGLNVEMHKQTEIAKRLNTLINQLLPFLQADHQQQVLQAVERAKQVTMQELNLIIGIHAQQVPGGPPQPMGALNPFGALGATMGLPHGPGLLNKPPEHHRPDIKPTGLEGPAAAEERLRNSVSPADREKYRTRSPLDIENDSKRRKDEKLQEDEGEKSDQDLVVDVANEMESHSPRPNGEHVSMEVRDRESLNGERLEKPSSSGIKQERPPSRSGSSSSRSTPSLKTKDMEKPGTPGAKARTPTPNAAAPAPGVNPKQMMPQGPPPAGYPGAPYQRPADPYQRPPSDPAYGRPPPMPYDPHAHVRTNGIPHPSALTGGKPAYSFHMNGEGSLQPVPFPPDALVGVGIPRHARQINTLSHGEVVCAVTISNPTKYVYTGGKGCVKVWDISQPGNKNPVSQLDCLQRDNYIRSVKLLPDGRTLIVGGEASNLSIWDLASPTPRIKAELTSAAPACYALAISPDSKVCFSCCSDGNIAVWDLHNEILVRQFQGHTDGASCIDISPDGSRLWTGGLDNTVRSWDLREGRQLQQHDFSSQIFSLGYCPTGDWLAVGMENSHVEVLHASKPDKYQLHLHESCVLSLRFAACGKWFVSTGKDNLLNAWRTPYGASIFQSKETSSVLSCDISTDDKYIVTGSGDKKATVYEVIY, from the exons ATGTATCCCTCACCGGTGCGCCACCCCGCCGCCGGG GGACCACCACCTCAGGGTCCAATCAAGTTCACCATCGCCGACACACTGGAGCGCATCAAGGAGGAGTTCAACTTCCTGCAGGCGCAGTACCACAG CATCAAATTGGAGTGCGAGAAGCTGTCGAACGAGAAGACGGAGATGCAGCGCCATTATGTTATG TACTACGAGATGTCCTATGGCCTTAACGTGGAGATGCACAAGCAGACGGAGATCGCCAAGCGGCTGAACACACTGATCAACCAGCTACTTCCATTCCTTCAGGCCGACCACCAGCAGCAAGTGCTGCAGGCGGTGGAGCGGGCGAAGCAGGTGACCATGCAGGAGCTCAACCTGATCATTGGG ATCCACGCCCAGCAGGTGCCAGGCGGACCACCGCAGCCGATGGGCGCACTGAATCCATTTGGCGCCCTGGGCGCCACCATGGGCCTGCCACACGGACCAGGTCTGCTGAACAAACCGCCCGAACACCACAGGCCGGACATCAAGCCCACGGGTCTAGAGGGGCCAGCAGCCGCCGAGGAGCGATTG CGCAATTCGGTTTCGCCCGCCGATCGTGAGAAGTATCGCACACGCTCGCCACTGGACATCGAGAACGACTCGAAGCGTCGAAAAGATGAGAAACTGCAA GAGGATGAAGGCGAGAAAAGCGATCAAGATTTAGTCGTAGAtgttgcaaatgaaatg GAATCCCACTCACCGCGTCCCAACGGCGAGCACGTGTCAATGGAGGTGCGCGATCGGGAAAGCTTGAATGGCGAGCGCCTGGAAAAGCCAAGCAGTAGTGGCATCAAGCAGGAACGGCCGCCCTCACGCTCCGGCTCCAGTTCTTCACGTTCCACACCCAGCCTCAAGACAAAAGAT ATGGAAAAGCCGGGTACACCGGGCGCCAAGGCACGCACACCGACACCGAACGCCGCTGCACCGGCGCCAGGCGTTAATCCTAAACAAATGATGCCGCAGGGACCACCGCCAGCCGGATATCCGGGTGCACCGTATCAGAGGCCGGCCGATCCCTACCAGCGTCCACCGTCAGATCCAGCCTATGGACGACCGCCACCAATGCCGTACGATCCGCACGCCCATGTGCGAACCAATGGCATTCCACATCCCTCGGCCCTAACGGGTGGAAAGCC TGCATACTCTTTCCATATGAACGGCGAGGGTAGTCTACAACCGGTGCCGTTCCCGCCGGATGCGCTGGTGGGCGTTGGAATTCCGCGGCACGCCCGTCAGATCAACACACTGTCGCATGGAGAGGTCGTCTGTGCGGTAACCATCTCTAATCCCACAAAGTACGTGTACACGGGCGGCAAGGGCTGCGTCAAGGTATGGGACATCTCGCAACCGGGCAACAAGAATCCAGTCAGCCAGCTGGATTGTCTGCAGCGCGACAACTACATCCGCTCGGTGAAGCTGCTGCCCGACGGCCGTACGCTGATCGTGGGCGGTGAGGCGTCTAACCTGTCCATCTGGGACCTGGCCAGTCCGACGCCTCGCATAAAGGCGGAGCTAACATCGGCGGCGCCCGCCTGCTACGCTCTGGCCATTAGCCCTGACTCGAAGGTGTGCTTCTCGTGCTGCAGCGATGGCAACATCGCCGTGTGGGACCTGCACAACGAGATCCTGGTGCGCCAGTTCCAAGGCCATACCGACGGCGCCTCATGCATCGACATCAGTCCGGATGGCTCCAGGCTGTGGACGGGCGGCTTGGACAACACGGTGCGCTCCTGGGATCTGCGCGAGGGTCGCCAGCTGCAACAGCACGACTTTAGCTCTCAAATATTCTCGCTCGGCTACTGTCCCACAG GCGACTGGCTGGCTGTGGGAATGGAGAACTCGCATGTGGAGGTGCTGCACGCATCGAAACCGGACAAGTATCAACTGCATCTGCACGAGAGCTGCGTTCTGTCGCTGCGCTTTGCCGCCTGCGGCAAATGGTTCGTTTCCACCGGCAAAGACAACCTGCTTAACGCATGGCGAACACCCTACGGTGCCAGCATATTCCAG TCGAAGGAAACATCATCCGTACTTAGCTGCGACATATCAACTGACGACAAATACATTGTGACGGGTTCGGGCGATAAGAAGGCTACTGTCTACGAAGTTATTTATTAA